The Osmerus eperlanus chromosome 12, fOsmEpe2.1, whole genome shotgun sequence genome has a segment encoding these proteins:
- the trim16 gene encoding tripartite motif-containing protein 16 produces the protein MAATEAGATLNGGGLSADLPGDWSTTCCPPCSLSPDTPEQGDTTTHNGTVSEGPVMNNKENNVLNKQDSNTAEETKIPVDLKGSEVIAKPEQEKKDKETSKSNEANGKEVGKEAVTKEEEVKEEPLGPDDVVCDSCIESPCRALKSCLTCLVSYCEAHLRPHLENNKFQNHRLVEPLRDIERRTCESHKLPLDLFCCPDSCCICQDCVTEDHKGHKTMTVVEARSQIQRELHDKQAEMMRTATAAENSINKLQVNTVSIENSVKEVREVVETQFAELQAAVERTKREVTEILETEEKQALKQAEGIRAHLEQRCTELKKTQAQMEKLSKNKNDVDFLQEYSEWKKESPDISLPGVYIGLMDRLNSFSRMIVDSTREMCGKLLSSYMEKLKDTCTKDKMGIKTTVHATITTRQNMLLPKPKSRVDFLKYATTVNFDADTVHKFLRLTDDNRKVTNTTPWQHPYPDVPERFENWRQVLATESFYMGRHYFEVDVSGEGTHVGLTYKSIDRKGPESNSSIAGNNFSWCLKWNGRCFSAWHSDVETPLTADKFTRIGVYVDYAQGQLAFYGVGDTMTPIYEYKAEFLEPLYPAFWLSKKENTVVLVVPGEDLPLKGPSPPSSPPNTAKSTATVPTCRHSPPPSRFVISAVKLP, from the exons ATGGCTGCCACAGAAGCTGGGGCAACCCTGAACGGTGGCGGGCTCTCCGCTGACCTCCCAGGGGACTGGTCCACCAcgtgctgccctccctgctcgCTCAGCCCTGACACACCTGAGCAGGgcgacaccaccacacacaatgGGACCGTGTCGGAAGGCCCGGTGATGAACAACAAGGAAAATAATGTCCTGAACAAACAGGATTCCAATACGGCAGAGGAGACAAAGATTCCGGTAGATCtcaaggggtcagaggtcattgcGAAGCCCGAGCAGGaaaagaaagacaaggaaacgtCCAAGTCGAACGAGGCAAACGGTAAAGAAGTAGGAAAAGAAGCTGTGaccaaagaggaggaggtgaaggaggaaccTCTGGGGCCTGACGACGTGGTGTGCGACTCCTGCATCGAGAGCCCCTGCAGAGCCCTCAagtcctgcctcacctgcctggTGTCCTACTGCGAAGCCCACCTGAGGCCTCACCTGGAGAACAACAAGTTCCAGAACCACCGGCTGGTTGAGCCTCTCAGGGACATCGAACGGCGAACCTGCGAAAGCCACAAGTTGCCCCTGGACTTGTTCTGCTGCCCGGATTCCTGCTGCATCTGTCAGGATTGTGTCACGGAGGACCACAAAGGCCACAAAACTATGACTGTGGTAGAGGCCCGAAGTCAGATTCAG AGGGAACTCCATGACAAGCAGGCTGAGATGATGAGGACCGCAACCGCAGCAGAGAATTCAATCAACAAGCTACAGGTCAACACGGTCTCCATTGAG AACTCTGTGAAAGAGGTGCGTGAAGTGGTCGAGACCCAGTTCGCTGAGCTGCAGGCTGCGGTGGAGCGCACCAAGCGGGAGGTGACGGAGATCTtggagacggaggagaaacaGGCTCTCAAACAGGCCGAGGGCATCCGGGCTCACCTGGAGCAGAGGTGCACCGAGCTGAAGAAGACCCAGGCACAGATGGAGAAGCTCTCCAAGAACAAGAATGATGTGGACTTCCTCCAA gAGTACTCCGAGTGGAAGAAGGAAAGCCCAGACATCTCGCTGCCTGGGGTGTACATTGGACTCATGGATCGCTTGAATTCCTTCAGCCGCATGATCGTAGACTCTACAAGGGAGATGTGTGGAAAGCTGCTGTCTTCCTACATGGAAAAACTTAAAGATACTTGCACTAAAG ACAAGATGGGGATCAAGACAACAGTTCATGCCACAATCACAACAAGACAGAACATGTTACTGCCGAAGCCAAAGTCACGTGTTGACTTCCTGAAGT ATGCCACCACTGTCAACTTTGATGCAGACACTGTCCATAAATTCCTGCGCCTGACAGACGACAACAGGAAGGTAACCAACACCACGCCTTGGCAGCACCCGTACCCTGATGTGCCAGAGCGTTTTGAGAACTGGCGTCAGGTGCTGGCCACAGAGAGCTTCTACATGGGGAGACATTACTTTGAAGTGGATGTGAGTGGAGAGGGGACACACGTTGGCCTCACCTACAAGAGCATCGACAGGAAAGGTCCAGAGAGCAACAGCAGCATTGCGGGAAACAACTTCTCGTGGTGCCTCAAGTGGAACGGCCGCTGTTTCTCCGCCTGGCACAGTGACGTGGAAACTCCTCTGACAGCGGACAAGTTCACCCGCATCGGCGTCTACGTGGACTATGCTCAAGGTCAACTGGCCTTCTATGGTGTGGGTGACACCATGACCCCTATTTATGAGTACAAGGCAGAATTCCTGGAGCCCCTCTACCCAGCCTTCTGGCTCTCAAAAAAGGAGAACACTGTTGTGCTTGTTGTACCTGGGGAGGATCTCCCACTGAaaggtccctctcccccctcctcaccccccaacACTGCTAAATCTACTGCTACTGTCCCTACCTGTCGAcactccccgcccccctctcgtTTTGTTATTTCTGCCGTGAAACTCCCGTAA